GATCATGAACTGGATGGCTTCCTCGTCCCCACTCTCGATCAGGGTGTGCAGGTGCTCGGGCAACCCGTCGGGCAGCGGCATAGCCTGAAGCTGGTCGCCATACTCCGCCCGCAGTTGCTCGAACCACTCGGCGTAGGGGTTCGTCATGGCGTCATGCTAACAGAGGGGCGCTCAAGGAATGTAAGTGCAGAGAGAACCGAGCTCCACCGGGAAAGCTGGCGACTTTGCCAACCGGACACCTTTTTCTTGCTCCAATGGTGTTACGCTTCACCCATGACGGCGACCTCTTTTCCCGAATCCGGCGGCGTCCTGCCGAACCAGGACATTCGAATCAGCGAATTCGGTGCCCAAAAGGCCCTTGCC
This genomic interval from Deinococcus sp. HSC-46F16 contains the following:
- a CDS encoding DdrH, translating into MTNPYAEWFEQLRAEYGDQLQAMPLPDGLPEHLHTLIESGDEEAIQFMIKLAWQFGAQVGYAAGARQKGGEATPTRPTRVQA